The Deinococcus metalli genome contains the following window.
TGGACCGCGACCTGGAGCGCCTGAACGCCGCCCGCCGGCGCGTGCAGGTCGTGATGCTGTCCGGCAGCGTGGGCACCTACGCGCACGTGTCGCCGCGCGTCGAGGAGGACGTCGCCGCCGCGTGGGGCTGGCAGGCCGCGCCGATCACCAATCAGACCCTCGCCCGCGACCGCCACGCCGAGGTGCTGTCCGCCCTGGCGATCCTGGGCACCACCCTGGAACGTATCGCCGTGGAGATCCGCCACCTCCAGCGCAGCGAGGTGCGCGAGGCGATGGAACCCTTCGGCAAGGGCCAGACCGGCAGCAGCTCCATGCCGCACAAGAAAAACCCGATCCTGACCGAGAACGTCACGGGCTTTGCCCGCCTGCTGCGCGGCTTCCTGGCCACCGGACTGGAGAACGTGGCCCTGTGGCACGAGCGCGACATCTCCCACTCCAGCGCCGAGCGCGTGATCCTGCCCGACGCGACCAGCGCCGCGAGCTACGCCACCCGCCGCCTGACCGGCGTGCTGCGGGACCTGGTGGTGTTCCCCGAGCGCATGCTGAAAAACCTGAACGACCTGGGCGGCCTGGTGTTCAGCCAGCGCGTCCTGCACGCCCTGATCGACGAGCAGGGCATGAGCCGCGAGGCCGCCTACGGTCTGGTGCAGCGCAACGCCCTGCGGAGCTGGGAGACCGGCGAGGGCCTGCGCGACCTGCTGAAAGCCGACCCCGAGAACCCGCTGGACGACGCTCAGCTCGACGCCGCCTTCGACCTGCAGTGGTACCTGCGCCACGTGGACGACATCTACGCGCGCTTCGGGCTGTAGCCGACCGCGATGACCGACACGGACGGCGTCACGGTACCGGCGGCCGTCCAGACGTACGCCGCGAGCCTAGGGGCGTTCGGTCACGACTGGCTGGCGGCGCTGCCGGATACCGTCGCCCGGGTGTGTCAGGACTGGGGTCTGCGGCGGGAAGCAGCCATCTCCGGCGGCAGCCGCTCCTATGTGTGTCGTGTCACCACTCCGAATGGCGGGGCCGCGGTGCTGAAGGTCGCGCTGCCCGAACCGGTGTTCGGCATGCAGCTGGCCACCCTGCTCGCGGCGCGGGGCCGGGGCTACGTACAGGTCTACGCCCACGACGCTGCGCGCGGCGCGCTCCTGATGGAGGCGCTGGGGCCACCATTGCCGGAGGACAGCGCCGACGTCCATGCAGCTCTGGACGTCACGGCCCGGACCCTGCGCCGCGCGTGGGCCGTGCCCGCCGATACCCTCGGCAGCGCGCCGGGCCAGGCGGAGCACAAGGCGGCCGGGCTGACGGCCCTGATCCACGAATGCCGCCCATTCGCTCCCCAGGGCGAGTTCGACGCGGTGATCGAGTGGGCGCTGCGCTGCGCCGCGGCGCGCCTGGACGCCCGCGATCCGGCCCGGCAGGTCGTGGTCCACGGCGATGCCCACACCGGGAACCTGCTGCCCGTGCCGGCGCCGCGGCCCGGAGCCGAGACCGGATACGTCTTCGTCGATCCCGAGGGCTTCCGCTGCGAACCGGAGTACGACCTGGGCGTGGCGGCGCGCGGATGGAACGGCCGGCTGCAGTCCAGCACTGATCCGCACTCGGACCTGCGCGGGTGGTGCGACCGGCTGGCCCGCGCGACCGGGACCGACGCCGATGCGGTCTGGCAGTGGGCGTACGTGGAACGGGTGACGACCGGGCTGTATCTGGCCCGCCACGGCCTGCCCGGGCTGGCGCGGCCATTCCTGACCATGGCCCGGACGCTGCTGGACGGTTGAGCCGTTCTGCCCGCGCCCGGCGTTCCCCGGCCGTCTTCAGGGAGAGGAAAGCGCGGTTCATGCCTGGGCGTCGGCATCCCCTACACTGCCCGTATGGGATTCATCATCCGGCTGCTGGTCAATGCGCTGGCCCTGTACCTGCTCACGCGGGTGTACGGCGGCGTGAGCTTCGCGCCCGGCGCCGACGTGGTCAGCATCCTGATTGCGGCGCTGGTGATGGGGATCGTGAACGCGCTGATCCGGCCGGTCCTGCTGCTGCTGTCGCTGCCGATCAATGTACTCACGCTGGGCCTGTTCACGCTGATCGTGAACGGCGTGGTGCTGTACCTGGTGGCGGCAGTGACGGCCCTGAATGTCAACGGCTTCGGCGCGGCCGTGATCGGCGCGCTGATCCTGACGATCATCTCGTGGGTGCTGGACGCGATCGTGGGTGCGGTCGGACTGGACGGTCGGGACGGGTGACGGGCGTGCGTGCGGCGCCGCAGCCGGACGTGCCGGCGGCCGGGAACGCGACCCCCGCGCTGTACCGCGATCCCCTGCTGCTGCGCGCGGCCGTGGCCGGGCGGGGCGTGGTGGGGTTCGTGCCGACCATGGGCTACCTGCACGAGGGGCACGCGACCCTGATCCGTCAGGCGCGCCGGGCATGCGACGTGGTCGTGCTGAGCATCTTTGTCAATCCCCTGCAGTTCGGGCCGAAAGAGGACCTCGCGAAGTACCCGCGCGATCTGGAGCGCGACCTGCGTGTGGCCGCCGGGGCGGGCGTGGACGCCGTGTTCTACCCGGAGGTCGAGACGATGTACCCGCCGGGCTTCGACACCCGCGTGGTGGTGTCCGGCGTGAGCGAGCCGCTGGACGGCGCGGCGCGGCCCGGGCACTTCGTGGGCGTGGCGACGGTGGTCCTGAAGCTGCTGAACCTGGTGCAACCGGACCGGGTGTTCCTGGGCGAGAAGGACTGGCAGCAGCTGGCGGTGCTGCGGCGCATGGTCACGGACCTGAACGTGCCCACCGAGGTGATCGGCGTGCCGACCGTGCGCGAGTCGAGCGGGCTGGCCATGAGCAGCCGCAACTCGTATCTCACGGCCGCGCAGAAGGAGCGGGCCGTGGTGCTGATGCGGTCGCTGCGCGCCGTGCAGGACGCATACGCGGCGGGTGAACGCCGAACGGCGGCGCTGCGACAGGCCGGACTGGACGTCCTGGCCGAGGAGCCGGACGCCGAGGTGGAGTACCTGGAGGTGGTGGGCCGCGACCTGCGCTCCCGCGACATCCTGCCGGGGGCCACGCTGCCCAGTGACAGTGTGGAAAGGGCGGATGTGGACAATGACGCCATGACCCGCGTGCTCGTGGCTGCCCGTATGTATGGCGTGCGCCTGATCGACAACCTGCCCCTGGACGGCCGGGGAGGCGGCGCATGACCCTGGACGAACTGCTGCGCGAGATGGTCACCCGCCGCGCGTCGGACGTGCACCTGCAGGCCGGCAGTCCGCCGATGGGCCGCGTGGACGGGCAACTCGTGCCGTTCGGGTCGCAGGCGCTGATGCCGCCCGACACGCAGGCGCTGGCGCAGGCGCTGATGCCGGCCGAGCAGTGGGAGGATTTCGAGTACCGCCACGAGCTGGACATCGCGTACTCGGTGTCGGGCCTGGGCCGCTTCCGCTGCAACGTGTTCCGGCAGCGCGGCGCGGTCGGGATCGTGATGCGTATCGTCTCAGACGCCATTCCGGGCTTCGAGGCACTGGGCCTTCCGGCGGACCTGATGCGCTCGCTGGCCGACGCGCCGCGCGGCCTGATCCTGGTGACCGGCCCGACCGGCAGCGGCAAGAGCACCACGCTGGCGTCCCTGATCGACCACATCAACCGGACCTTCGCGTACAACGTGATCACGGTCGAGGACCCCATCGAGATCCTGCACAAGAACAAGAAGAGCATCGTCGTGCAGCGCGAGGTGGGCAGCGACACGCGCGATTTCCGCTCGGCCCTGAAGTACGCCATGCGTCAGGACCCCGACGTGATCATGATCGGCGAGATGCGCGACAAGGAGACGGTCGAGGCGGCGCTGTCGGCCGCGCAGACGGGGCATCTGGTACTCAGCACCCTGCACACCCAGGACGCCGTGAGAAGTGTCAACCGCATCATCGATTTCTTCCCGCCGTACGAGCGCGACCAGATCCGGATCGCGCTGTCCGAATCGCTGGTGGGCATCATCAGCCAGCGCCTGCTGGGGCGATCGGACGGCGTGGGCCGCGTGCTGGCGCTGGAGATCATGCTCAACACGCCGCTGGTGCAGGAGTACATCAAGGACGAGGACAAGACCCCGCTGATCAAGGACGCGCTGATCGAGGACAACATCCGCGGCATGCACACCTTCGACCAGCACCTCGTGCAGCTGTACCGCAACCACCTGATCACCATGGACGAGGCGCTCGCCTCCGCGACCAGCCCGCACGAACTCAAGCTGATGGTCACGCGCAGCGGCATGGCGTACTAGGGCTGCCATGCACCTGCATACCGGGCAGTCCACCGGCTGAACGCGGAGCCTGCCCCGTTTGGTTGCCGGTTAGACGGCTCGCCGGCCCGCTCCCTGCCAGCCGTGCTAAACTCCGCATTGTCAGCACGGCATCAGCGGAAGTCCGGGTTTCTCATCACGTACCCCGGTTGCCCGACCCGTTCCAGCAGTGGAACCCTTTCACGGGCAAGAGTAGGGGCGAAAGAGGCAGGCGTAGATCATGGCAGAAGTCATTCTGGATCACATCAACAAGCGCTACGGCACCAAGCACCACGCGGTGAAGGACTTCAACCTCCACATCGCGGACCGCGAGTTCATGGTGTTCGTCGGGCCGTCCGGCTGCGGGAAGTCCACCACGCTGCGCATGATCGCGGGCCTGGAGGACATCAGCGACGGCGTCCTGAAGATCGGTGACCGCGTCGTGAACGACGTGCCGCCCAAGGACCGCGACATCGCGATGGTCTTCCAGAACTACGCGCTGTACCCGCACATGAACGTGTACGAGAACATGGCCTTCGGCCTGAAGCTCCGCAAGACCCCCAAGGACGAGATCGACCGCCGCGTGCGTGACGCCG
Protein-coding sequences here:
- a CDS encoding type IV pilus twitching motility protein PilT — protein: MTLDELLREMVTRRASDVHLQAGSPPMGRVDGQLVPFGSQALMPPDTQALAQALMPAEQWEDFEYRHELDIAYSVSGLGRFRCNVFRQRGAVGIVMRIVSDAIPGFEALGLPADLMRSLADAPRGLILVTGPTGSGKSTTLASLIDHINRTFAYNVITVEDPIEILHKNKKSIVVQREVGSDTRDFRSALKYAMRQDPDVIMIGEMRDKETVEAALSAAQTGHLVLSTLHTQDAVRSVNRIIDFFPPYERDQIRIALSESLVGIISQRLLGRSDGVGRVLALEIMLNTPLVQEYIKDEDKTPLIKDALIEDNIRGMHTFDQHLVQLYRNHLITMDEALASATSPHELKLMVTRSGMAY
- the purB gene encoding adenylosuccinate lyase; the encoded protein is MIDRYLTPEMKALWSEASKYRAWLRVELAAMDAQATHGEVPRAAHTALVARSEADPLDDAFAEKVAQIEAVTRHDIVAFTRALTERYGDEARFIHHGLTSTDVVDTAQNLLLDEALRVIITDVEALHAVCCSQAVTYKHTPTVGRTHGIHAEPMTFGLKFLNWMATLDRDLERLNAARRRVQVVMLSGSVGTYAHVSPRVEEDVAAAWGWQAAPITNQTLARDRHAEVLSALAILGTTLERIAVEIRHLQRSEVREAMEPFGKGQTGSSSMPHKKNPILTENVTGFARLLRGFLATGLENVALWHERDISHSSAERVILPDATSAASYATRRLTGVLRDLVVFPERMLKNLNDLGGLVFSQRVLHALIDEQGMSREAAYGLVQRNALRSWETGEGLRDLLKADPENPLDDAQLDAAFDLQWYLRHVDDIYARFGL
- the panC gene encoding pantoate--beta-alanine ligase, which produces MGYLHEGHATLIRQARRACDVVVLSIFVNPLQFGPKEDLAKYPRDLERDLRVAAGAGVDAVFYPEVETMYPPGFDTRVVVSGVSEPLDGAARPGHFVGVATVVLKLLNLVQPDRVFLGEKDWQQLAVLRRMVTDLNVPTEVIGVPTVRESSGLAMSSRNSYLTAAQKERAVVLMRSLRAVQDAYAAGERRTAALRQAGLDVLAEEPDAEVEYLEVVGRDLRSRDILPGATLPSDSVERADVDNDAMTRVLVAARMYGVRLIDNLPLDGRGGGA
- a CDS encoding phage holin family protein; this encodes MGFIIRLLVNALALYLLTRVYGGVSFAPGADVVSILIAALVMGIVNALIRPVLLLLSLPINVLTLGLFTLIVNGVVLYLVAAVTALNVNGFGAAVIGALILTIISWVLDAIVGAVGLDGRDG
- a CDS encoding aminoglycoside phosphotransferase family protein, whose amino-acid sequence is MTDTDGVTVPAAVQTYAASLGAFGHDWLAALPDTVARVCQDWGLRREAAISGGSRSYVCRVTTPNGGAAVLKVALPEPVFGMQLATLLAARGRGYVQVYAHDAARGALLMEALGPPLPEDSADVHAALDVTARTLRRAWAVPADTLGSAPGQAEHKAAGLTALIHECRPFAPQGEFDAVIEWALRCAAARLDARDPARQVVVHGDAHTGNLLPVPAPRPGAETGYVFVDPEGFRCEPEYDLGVAARGWNGRLQSSTDPHSDLRGWCDRLARATGTDADAVWQWAYVERVTTGLYLARHGLPGLARPFLTMARTLLDG